Proteins from a genomic interval of Aquabacterium olei:
- a CDS encoding cbb3-type cytochrome c oxidase subunit I, with protein MRYHSQSVAYWYFAVAMVLFGLQIVFGLLSAAKYLGPDPLLYILPFDVTKVIHTNLLVVWVLTGFMGATYWMVPDESRTELHSVKLAYIQLGLWVLMGVTAVIGYLFRYGTGNKLLEQPLPHKIVIVVVMLMFLYNIVMTIRKSGRFTTTEGVLLLGIAGAAVLYLPALIEHDNYVVSIFYRWWTIHLWVEGVWEMIQGGFLAYLLIRLSGADREVLEKWLYVIVGLVFIAGILGTAHHYYWVGVPSYWLPIGGIFSALEPAALVGMAIYAYSAMRRSGLAHPNTLALHWTLGSAIFTLFGAGLLGLAHTWPSVNKWTHGTLITAMHGHAAFYGAYAMIVLAMITYALPVISPARREQGTAMGYWSFWLQLVGMFGMTLSFATAGIGQVYLERIMGLGYLDAQLKIQVHFLMLIGTASLFALGVALFIIDFFRYAPRFEVVKDEDERIPTPAPVRPVRV; from the coding sequence ATGCGATACCACTCTCAATCGGTCGCTTACTGGTACTTCGCCGTGGCGATGGTGCTCTTCGGCCTGCAGATCGTCTTCGGTCTGCTGTCTGCGGCCAAATACCTCGGGCCAGATCCCCTGCTCTACATCCTGCCGTTCGACGTCACCAAGGTCATCCACACCAACCTGCTGGTGGTATGGGTGCTCACGGGCTTCATGGGCGCCACCTACTGGATGGTGCCCGACGAGTCGCGCACCGAACTGCACAGCGTGAAGCTGGCCTACATCCAGCTGGGCCTGTGGGTGCTGATGGGCGTCACGGCCGTCATCGGCTACCTCTTCCGCTATGGCACCGGCAACAAGCTGCTGGAGCAACCGCTGCCCCACAAGATCGTCATCGTGGTGGTGATGCTCATGTTCCTCTACAACATCGTGATGACGATCCGCAAGTCGGGCCGCTTCACGACCACCGAGGGGGTGCTGTTGCTGGGGATTGCCGGTGCGGCGGTGCTGTACCTGCCCGCGCTGATCGAGCACGACAACTACGTGGTCTCCATCTTCTACCGCTGGTGGACCATTCACCTGTGGGTGGAAGGCGTGTGGGAGATGATCCAGGGCGGCTTCCTGGCCTACCTGCTGATCCGGCTCTCGGGCGCCGACCGCGAGGTGCTCGAAAAATGGCTGTACGTGATCGTCGGGCTGGTGTTCATTGCCGGCATCCTCGGCACGGCGCACCATTACTACTGGGTGGGCGTGCCCAGCTACTGGCTGCCGATCGGGGGCATCTTCAGCGCGCTGGAGCCCGCCGCCCTGGTCGGCATGGCAATCTACGCGTACTCGGCCATGCGGCGCTCGGGCCTGGCCCACCCCAACACGCTGGCCCTGCATTGGACCCTGGGCAGCGCCATCTTCACGCTGTTCGGCGCGGGGCTGCTGGGCCTGGCCCACACCTGGCCCAGCGTCAACAAATGGACGCACGGCACGCTGATCACCGCGATGCACGGCCACGCCGCCTTCTATGGGGCCTACGCGATGATCGTGCTGGCCATGATCACGTATGCCTTGCCGGTGATCTCGCCCGCGCGCCGCGAACAGGGCACGGCCATGGGCTACTGGTCGTTCTGGCTGCAGCTGGTCGGCATGTTCGGCATGACGCTGTCGTTTGCGACCGCCGGCATCGGGCAGGTCTATCTGGAGCGCATCATGGGACTGGGCTACCTCGACGCCCAGCTCAAGATCCAGGTGCACTTCCTGATGCTGATCGGCACGGCGAGCCTGTTCGCGCTGGGGGTCGCGCTCTTCATCATCGACTTCTTCCGGTACGCGCCGCGATTCGAGGTGGTGAAGGACGAGGATGAACGCATTCCCACACCAGCCCCCGTCCGGCCGGTGCGGGTCTGA
- a CDS encoding CbbQ/NirQ/NorQ/GpvN family protein, protein MNGEAEANGGPPFYMASGAEVEIFTQCHQRHLAVMLKGPTGCGKTRFVEHMAWRLGRPLITVSCHDDLTASDLIGRFHIRHDGTQWQDGPLTRAVREGAICYLDEVVEARQDTVVLVHPLTDYRRVLPVDKTGELIEAAPGFQLVVSYNPGYQRMLKDLKPSTRQRFVALDFSFPSPEQEARVVAHESGIDAGMAHGLVALGGRLRMLQDQGLAEVPSTRLLVHAGRLMAGGIEARQACHTAIVAPLSDDPTLVSAMRDLVDATFV, encoded by the coding sequence ATGAACGGCGAGGCCGAAGCCAACGGTGGGCCACCCTTCTACATGGCCTCGGGCGCCGAGGTCGAGATCTTCACGCAGTGCCATCAGCGCCACCTTGCCGTGATGCTCAAGGGGCCGACCGGCTGCGGCAAGACCCGCTTCGTGGAGCACATGGCCTGGCGGCTGGGCCGCCCGCTGATCACGGTGTCCTGCCACGACGACCTGACCGCCAGCGACCTCATCGGCCGCTTTCACATCCGGCACGACGGCACGCAGTGGCAGGACGGTCCCCTGACCCGGGCCGTCCGGGAAGGCGCCATCTGCTATCTGGACGAGGTGGTGGAAGCCCGGCAGGACACGGTCGTGCTGGTGCACCCACTGACCGACTACCGCCGCGTGCTGCCGGTCGACAAGACGGGCGAGCTGATCGAAGCGGCGCCCGGCTTTCAGCTGGTTGTCTCGTACAACCCGGGCTACCAGCGCATGCTCAAGGACCTCAAGCCCAGCACGCGCCAGCGCTTCGTGGCCCTCGACTTCAGCTTCCCGTCGCCCGAACAGGAGGCCCGCGTGGTGGCGCATGAAAGCGGCATCGACGCGGGCATGGCCCACGGCCTGGTGGCCCTGGGCGGCCGACTGCGCATGTTGCAGGATCAGGGCCTGGCCGAGGTGCCCAGCACCCGGTTGCTGGTTCATGCCGGGCGCCTGATGGCCGGCGGGATCGAAGCGCGACAGGCCTGCCATACCGCGATCGTTGCGCCGCTCTCGGACGACCCGACGCTGGTGTCGGCCATGCGCGACCTGGTGGACGCCACGTTCGTGTGA
- a CDS encoding nitric oxide reductase activation protein NorD has product MAEAEDVLQDAARHATIFVRDLWRRHRPPASRVEGIPLRDVSRRLDLLAHAVFGRAFALRQADPPAPATLLDKLFRRGEGVRVQQALPATDGHTIWLPAILPLGREPADITPYRLALLQQAMRAVRGSAAVWSSLNHPVEQALFLVLEADAADAALVRMLPGVAAALHNWRQQALSARPPPAALPAHRQPLEAVVRRILAQPVSQCKTMPVEAVWREARHAARTLPDAPPGRLLYRDLWTGEFRRPAPAAPMRPGDPQADGLPPAPARSARLPRSPTVREAPDDEDDTRQGAWMVQTAQPHEQAEDPIGMQRPTDRDDTTAAEEFADALSELPQARLVATPSRPKEVLLSDDLPASRARAAPPSRDPGTAGRYRYPEWDYRSQTYVESAVTVHVSEAPEGPQAWVDATLARNQGLLSLVRRRFEMLQAQRLRLYRQLDGEEPDLNACVEAWADLRAGRPMPTHLYQTVRPARRDMAVLILTDISGSTDGWLSAHRRVIDVEREALLLVSRALESMRERHALQAFSGEGPRGVVVRVLKDFDEHRSDLVARRIASLEPEHYTRAGAALRHATATLMQQPAHHRLLLLLSDGKPNDIDDYEGRYGVEDMRQATTEARLQGIHPFCLTVDRQAAAYLPQVFGPHHYAMLPRPERLPIVLLEWMKRLAGSG; this is encoded by the coding sequence ATGGCGGAAGCCGAAGATGTCCTTCAGGACGCCGCACGACACGCCACGATCTTCGTGCGTGACCTGTGGCGGCGGCACCGACCGCCTGCATCGCGCGTGGAGGGCATCCCCCTGCGGGACGTGAGCCGGCGGCTCGACCTGCTGGCGCATGCGGTCTTCGGGCGTGCGTTTGCGCTCCGGCAGGCCGATCCGCCCGCCCCGGCCACACTGCTCGACAAGCTGTTTCGCCGCGGTGAAGGCGTGCGGGTGCAGCAGGCTCTGCCGGCCACCGATGGCCACACCATCTGGCTGCCGGCCATCCTGCCCTTGGGGCGCGAACCGGCTGACATCACCCCCTATCGCCTGGCGCTGCTGCAACAGGCGATGCGGGCTGTGCGGGGCAGTGCCGCGGTCTGGTCTTCGCTGAACCACCCCGTCGAGCAGGCGCTGTTCCTGGTGCTGGAGGCCGATGCCGCCGATGCCGCGCTGGTCCGGATGCTGCCCGGCGTGGCGGCTGCCCTGCACAACTGGCGTCAGCAGGCGCTCTCTGCCCGTCCGCCGCCGGCGGCGCTGCCCGCCCACCGACAGCCGCTCGAGGCGGTGGTGCGAAGGATACTGGCCCAACCCGTGAGCCAGTGCAAGACGATGCCGGTGGAGGCCGTGTGGCGTGAGGCCCGCCATGCAGCGCGCACCCTGCCGGACGCGCCACCGGGCCGCCTGCTGTACCGCGACCTGTGGACGGGCGAGTTCCGGCGCCCTGCCCCGGCCGCCCCCATGCGCCCCGGCGATCCGCAAGCCGATGGCCTGCCACCGGCCCCCGCACGCAGCGCCCGCCTGCCGCGCAGCCCGACGGTGCGCGAAGCCCCGGACGACGAAGACGACACACGGCAAGGCGCGTGGATGGTGCAGACCGCCCAGCCGCACGAGCAGGCCGAAGACCCGATCGGCATGCAGCGGCCCACCGACCGCGACGACACGACGGCCGCCGAGGAATTCGCCGATGCGCTGTCCGAGCTGCCGCAGGCCCGGCTGGTGGCCACCCCGAGCCGGCCGAAGGAGGTGCTGCTGTCCGACGACCTGCCCGCCTCTCGCGCCAGGGCAGCCCCCCCGAGCCGGGATCCCGGCACCGCGGGGCGCTACCGCTATCCGGAGTGGGATTACCGCAGCCAGACCTATGTGGAAAGCGCCGTGACCGTGCATGTGAGCGAAGCCCCGGAGGGCCCGCAAGCGTGGGTCGATGCCACGCTTGCGCGGAACCAGGGCCTGCTCAGCCTGGTGCGCCGGCGGTTCGAGATGCTGCAGGCTCAGCGGCTGCGCCTGTACCGGCAGCTCGACGGCGAGGAGCCGGACCTGAACGCCTGCGTGGAAGCCTGGGCCGATCTGCGTGCCGGCCGGCCGATGCCGACGCACCTGTACCAGACGGTGCGGCCGGCGCGACGCGACATGGCGGTGCTCATCCTCACCGACATCAGCGGCTCGACCGATGGCTGGCTGTCTGCCCATCGCCGGGTGATCGACGTGGAACGGGAGGCCCTGCTGCTGGTGAGCCGCGCGCTCGAGAGCATGCGTGAGCGGCATGCGCTTCAGGCGTTCTCGGGCGAAGGCCCTCGCGGCGTGGTGGTGCGGGTGCTCAAGGATTTCGACGAACACCGCAGCGACCTCGTGGCCCGGCGGATTGCCTCACTGGAGCCCGAGCACTACACCCGTGCGGGGGCCGCCCTGCGGCACGCCACGGCCACCTTGATGCAGCAACCTGCCCACCATCGCCTGCTGCTGCTGCTGTCCGATGGCAAGCCCAATGACATCGATGATTACGAAGGGCGGTATGGCGTGGAGGACATGCGGCAGGCCACCACGGAAGCCCGACTGCAGGGCATCCATCCCTTCTGCCTCACGGTGGACCGGCAGGCCGCCGCCTACCTGCCCCAGGTGTTCGGGCCGCATCACTACGCCATGCTGCCCCGGCCCGAGCGCCTGCCGATCGTGCTGCTGGAATGGATGAAGCGGCTGGCGGGATCCGGCTGA
- a CDS encoding MFS transporter, whose amino-acid sequence MSAELHAHRTPIPPAPSHADVPSHGFLLPVVGGAAFAHLLNDLIQAMLPSIFPLLKSNFALSFGQIGVIALVYQITASLLQPWIGMYTDRHPKPYLLPSGMVMTLIGIGLLALASSYAMLLVAAAVVGVGSATFHPEASRVARLASGGRFGTAQSTFQVGGNTGSAIGPLLAAVIVIPHGQQAAAWFMVAAVLAIVVLLRLTAWVRRHGQAKARSLAAARGEGLGRRQVIQAVAVICVLMFAKFVYIASFTNYFTFYLIQHFGLSVQHSQMFLFLFLGAVAAGTFFGGPVGDRIGRKAVIWVSFLGVAPFALALPYASLFWTGVLAFVIGLVMSSAFSAMVVYAQEAVPGRVGMVSGLMFGLMFGIGGLGAAALGELADAKGIVWVYGLTSFLPLLGLATAFLPDTRSPLARPV is encoded by the coding sequence ATGTCTGCTGAACTCCATGCCCACCGCACCCCGATCCCGCCGGCGCCCTCGCATGCCGACGTGCCCTCGCATGGCTTCCTGTTGCCCGTTGTGGGCGGCGCGGCCTTTGCACACCTGCTCAATGACCTGATCCAGGCGATGCTGCCGTCCATCTTCCCGCTGCTCAAGAGCAATTTCGCGCTGAGCTTCGGTCAGATCGGCGTGATCGCGCTGGTCTACCAGATCACCGCGTCGCTGCTGCAGCCGTGGATCGGGATGTACACCGACCGGCACCCCAAGCCCTACCTGCTGCCTTCCGGCATGGTCATGACCCTGATCGGGATTGGCCTGCTGGCCCTGGCCAGTTCCTATGCCATGCTGCTGGTGGCCGCGGCGGTGGTCGGGGTCGGTTCGGCCACCTTCCACCCCGAGGCGTCGCGCGTGGCGCGTCTGGCGTCGGGTGGGCGGTTCGGTACGGCGCAATCCACCTTTCAGGTCGGTGGCAACACGGGCAGTGCCATCGGCCCTTTGCTGGCCGCGGTCATCGTCATCCCGCACGGGCAGCAGGCAGCGGCCTGGTTCATGGTGGCGGCCGTCTTGGCCATCGTGGTGCTGCTGCGCCTGACGGCCTGGGTACGCCGTCACGGTCAGGCCAAGGCCCGCAGCCTCGCCGCGGCGCGTGGCGAGGGCCTGGGGCGCCGGCAGGTGATCCAGGCGGTGGCGGTGATCTGCGTGCTGATGTTCGCCAAGTTCGTCTACATCGCGTCGTTCACGAACTACTTCACCTTCTACCTGATCCAGCACTTCGGCCTGAGCGTGCAGCACAGCCAGATGTTCCTCTTCCTCTTTCTCGGTGCGGTGGCGGCGGGCACCTTCTTCGGCGGGCCGGTGGGCGATCGCATCGGGCGCAAGGCCGTCATCTGGGTGTCCTTTCTCGGGGTGGCACCGTTCGCTCTGGCCCTGCCTTACGCCAGCCTGTTCTGGACGGGTGTCCTGGCCTTCGTCATCGGGCTGGTGATGTCGTCGGCCTTCTCTGCCATGGTGGTTTACGCGCAGGAGGCGGTGCCCGGCCGCGTCGGCATGGTGTCGGGGCTGATGTTCGGGCTGATGTTCGGCATCGGTGGCCTCGGCGCTGCGGCGCTCGGTGAACTGGCCGATGCCAAGGGGATCGTCTGGGTCTACGGGCTGACGTCCTTCCTGCCGCTGCTGGGCCTGGCCACGGCGTTCCTCCCTGACACGCGCAGCCCGCTCGCCCGCCCCGTGTGA
- a CDS encoding GlxA family transcriptional regulator, whose protein sequence is MAEIGVVVYPGAQQSAVLGLTDLLCLASGFVRTREKAERVPLRVSHWRPDGDDAVPSRVFDSHPDAASEPLSALILPPTLQNPDGVDVAPSMSTWLRDQHAQGVVMGAVCAGAFLLAETGLMAGRPMTTHWTYAERLQARYPTVRVDADRLIVDDGDVITAGGLMAWTDLGLRLVDRLLGPTVMMETARMLLVDPPGREQRYYSVFSPRLTHGDAAVLRVQHWLQATQAKDVSLPTLAAQARLEERTFLRRFQKATGMTTTEYCQRLRVGRARELLQFDKATIDRVAWEVGYSDAGAFRKVFTRIVGLSPSEYRRRFSADQGVGH, encoded by the coding sequence ATGGCAGAGATCGGTGTGGTGGTTTATCCAGGCGCTCAGCAGTCTGCGGTGCTCGGGCTGACCGACCTGTTGTGCCTGGCCAGCGGCTTCGTCCGAACGCGCGAGAAGGCCGAGCGCGTTCCCCTGCGGGTCTCGCATTGGCGCCCGGACGGAGACGACGCAGTACCGTCGCGCGTCTTCGACAGCCACCCGGACGCCGCGTCGGAGCCGCTCTCTGCGCTCATCCTCCCACCGACCTTGCAGAATCCGGATGGCGTCGATGTGGCGCCCTCCATGTCGACGTGGTTGCGAGACCAGCACGCGCAGGGCGTGGTGATGGGCGCGGTGTGCGCGGGCGCTTTTCTGCTGGCCGAAACCGGGTTGATGGCCGGACGGCCGATGACGACGCACTGGACGTATGCCGAGCGGCTGCAGGCGCGCTATCCGACGGTCCGGGTCGATGCCGACCGGCTGATCGTGGACGACGGTGACGTCATCACCGCTGGCGGCCTCATGGCCTGGACCGACCTGGGCCTGCGCCTGGTCGACCGTCTGCTGGGCCCGACCGTGATGATGGAAACGGCCCGCATGCTGCTGGTCGATCCGCCGGGTCGCGAACAGCGTTACTACAGCGTGTTCTCGCCGCGGTTGACGCACGGGGATGCGGCCGTGCTGCGTGTGCAGCACTGGCTGCAGGCCACACAGGCCAAGGACGTGTCCCTGCCCACCCTGGCCGCCCAAGCCCGACTGGAAGAGCGCACGTTCCTGCGGCGCTTCCAGAAGGCCACCGGCATGACCACCACAGAGTACTGCCAGCGCCTGCGCGTGGGCCGCGCACGCGAGCTCCTTCAGTTCGACAAGGCGACCATCGACCGGGTGGCATGGGAGGTGGGCTACAGCGACGCGGGCGCCTTCCGCAAGGTGTTCACGCGCATCGTGGGCCTCTCTCCCAGCGAGTACCGCCGCCGCTTCAGTGCTGACCAGGGCGTGGGGCACTGA
- a CDS encoding cysteine hydrolase family protein: MKKRAVIVIDLQNEYLPSGKLPLSGIEAASANAAKVIADARSKGFPVVHVRHEFANSEAPVFVPGTNGVEIQPTVAPHGDEPIIVKNHINAFRGTDLKQQLEARGVEEVVVVGAMSHMCVDAGVRAAADMGYGVTVLHDACATLDLEFGGVTVPAAQVHATMMAAFAFGYATVKSTGEYLAA; encoded by the coding sequence ATGAAAAAACGCGCCGTGATCGTCATCGACCTGCAGAACGAATACCTGCCTTCGGGCAAGCTGCCCCTGTCGGGCATTGAAGCGGCATCGGCCAATGCGGCCAAGGTGATCGCCGACGCCCGCAGCAAGGGCTTCCCGGTCGTTCACGTGCGTCACGAGTTCGCCAACAGCGAGGCACCCGTGTTCGTGCCCGGCACGAACGGCGTGGAAATTCAGCCGACCGTGGCACCCCATGGCGACGAGCCGATCATCGTCAAGAACCACATCAACGCCTTCCGCGGCACCGACCTCAAGCAGCAACTCGAAGCCCGTGGCGTCGAAGAAGTCGTGGTCGTCGGGGCGATGAGCCACATGTGCGTCGACGCCGGTGTGCGCGCCGCCGCGGACATGGGTTATGGCGTCACGGTGCTGCACGATGCCTGCGCCACGCTCGACCTCGAATTCGGCGGTGTGACCGTTCCGGCAGCGCAGGTGCACGCAACCATGATGGCCGCCTTCGCGTTCGGCTACGCCACGGTGAAGTCGACCGGAGAGTACCTCGCAGCCTGA
- the chrA gene encoding chromate efflux transporter has translation MTGAPVSSPPTRVRPSPVGFWEAFRFWLKLGFISFGGPAGQIAIMHTELVERRRWISERRFLHALNYCMLLPGPEAQQLATYIGWLMHRTGGGIVAGALFVLPSLFILIGLSWVYVAFGHLPLVAGLFYGIKPAVTALVIHAAHRIGSRALKNPWLWAIAGGAFVAIFVLDAPFPLIVLVAGGLGALGARLAPHVFAMGGGHGGAQASYGPALIDDDTPTPPHAVFRRGHLAAVLATGAGLWLGAMAMLTATQGVSGALTQMGWFFTKAALLTFGGAYAVLPYVYQGAVEHHQWLSGPQMIDGLALGETTPGPLIMVVAFVGFVGGWLKQLFGPDALFLAGATAAGVVTFFTFLPSFVFILAGGPLIESTHGKLAFTAPLTAITAAVVGVILNLALFFAYHVLWPRGFQGPFDGASAAIALGAAVALFRFKVGVMPLLAACAVIGLGVSGLPALLQ, from the coding sequence ATGACTGGCGCCCCCGTTTCCTCGCCCCCCACCCGAGTCCGCCCCTCGCCTGTTGGCTTCTGGGAGGCGTTCCGCTTCTGGCTCAAGCTCGGTTTCATCAGCTTCGGCGGGCCCGCTGGCCAGATCGCGATCATGCACACGGAGTTGGTGGAGCGGCGGCGCTGGATCAGCGAGCGGCGGTTTCTTCATGCACTGAACTACTGCATGTTGCTGCCCGGCCCCGAGGCCCAGCAACTGGCCACCTACATCGGCTGGCTGATGCACCGCACCGGGGGTGGCATCGTGGCGGGCGCCCTGTTCGTGCTGCCCTCGCTGTTCATCCTCATCGGCCTGTCCTGGGTGTACGTGGCCTTCGGTCACCTGCCGCTGGTGGCCGGGCTCTTCTATGGCATCAAGCCTGCGGTGACGGCGCTCGTCATCCACGCTGCGCATCGCATCGGCAGCCGCGCCTTGAAGAACCCGTGGTTGTGGGCCATCGCGGGCGGTGCTTTCGTGGCCATCTTCGTGCTGGACGCGCCGTTTCCCTTGATCGTGCTGGTGGCCGGCGGTCTGGGTGCGCTCGGTGCCCGTTTGGCACCCCACGTGTTTGCGATGGGCGGGGGGCATGGTGGGGCGCAGGCCAGCTATGGCCCTGCCCTCATTGACGACGACACCCCGACACCCCCCCACGCGGTGTTTCGCCGCGGGCACCTCGCCGCCGTGCTGGCCACCGGTGCGGGACTCTGGCTGGGGGCCATGGCCATGCTGACCGCCACCCAGGGCGTGAGTGGCGCGCTGACCCAGATGGGATGGTTCTTCACCAAGGCCGCCTTGCTGACGTTCGGCGGAGCCTATGCAGTGCTGCCCTACGTGTACCAGGGCGCGGTCGAGCATCACCAGTGGCTCAGCGGGCCCCAGATGATCGACGGCCTGGCGCTCGGTGAAACGACGCCCGGTCCGCTCATCATGGTGGTGGCGTTTGTCGGCTTCGTGGGAGGATGGCTCAAGCAACTGTTCGGGCCGGATGCGCTGTTTCTGGCCGGTGCCACCGCGGCCGGCGTGGTGACCTTCTTCACCTTCCTGCCGTCCTTTGTCTTCATCCTGGCGGGTGGTCCGCTCATCGAGTCCACGCATGGCAAGCTGGCGTTCACCGCGCCACTCACCGCCATCACGGCCGCGGTGGTGGGCGTGATCCTGAATCTCGCCTTGTTCTTCGCGTACCACGTGCTGTGGCCGCGCGGCTTTCAGGGCCCCTTCGATGGCGCTTCTGCGGCGATCGCGCTGGGGGCCGCGGTCGCCCTGTTCCGGTTCAAGGTCGGCGTGATGCCGCTGCTGGCAGCCTGTGCCGTGATCGGCCTGGGTGTGTCAGGGCTGCCAGCCCTGCTTCAGTGA